Proteins found in one Drosophila busckii strain San Diego stock center, stock number 13000-0081.31 chromosome 2R, ASM1175060v1, whole genome shotgun sequence genomic segment:
- the LOC108597582 gene encoding uncharacterized protein LOC108597582, with the protein MKKDQETQDNLPKPKRSKVKPKDEEATPAAPAGAAADEEEEDERPSVSRPVHLTPTVIVVNETQSAETKERNSLKKASRQSVLQENRAEKRPSSLKKEASRFSILQENRSTASIESSASRKKKKLVIVEVESDSDQESNPSNTNNRNTLSDRFSASPLMVPDERFSDGVCTHSPLMLPFC; encoded by the exons ATGAAGAAGGATCAGGAAACACAGGACAATCTACCGAAACCGAAACGCAGCAAGGTTAAGCCAAAAGATGAAgaagcaacaccagcagcaccagcaggtGCTGCAGcagatgaagaagaagaagacgagCGGCCAAGTGTCAGCAGACCAGTTCACCTGACGCCAACAGTTATAGTTGTAAACGAAACGCAGAGCGCAGAGACGAAGGAACGAAACTCACTTAAGAAAGCTTCGAGACAATCAGTTCTACAAGAGAATAGAGCAGAGAAGAGACCAAGTTCACTTAAGAAGGAAGCTTCAAGATTTTCAATTCTACAAGAGAATAGGTCGACTGCTAGCATCGAGAGCTCTGCATCaaggaagaaaaaaaagctgGTCATAGTGGAAGTAGAGAGTGACAGTGATCAGGAAAGTAATCCATCCAATACGAACAATCGGAATACCTTATCTGATCGGTTTTCGGCGTCACCATTAATGGTCCCAGATGAGCGATTCAGTGATGGGGTCTGTACGCATTCACCACTAATGCTA CCCTTCTGTTGA